The proteins below are encoded in one region of Castor canadensis chromosome 6, mCasCan1.hap1v2, whole genome shotgun sequence:
- the Mzb1 gene encoding marginal zone B- and B1-cell-specific protein, whose amino-acid sequence MKLSLPLLLLLGAWAVPGGLGDRTSLSATAPQLDDEEKYSVHMPAHMRCDACRAVAYQMWQHLAKAEAKLHSPDSRGRQELSESVYTDVLDRSCSQSWQDYGVREVNQVKHLIGPGLSKEPEPSISVVITGGLWPSRLSTTCMYYLGEFGEERIYEAHQQGEEALEALLCRGAHAACSEKAPVPRKEL is encoded by the exons ATGAAGCTGTCACTGCCACTGTTGTTGCTGTTGGGTGCCTGGGCAGTCCCAGGGGGCCTTGGGGACCGGACCTCGCTCTCGGCGACTGCACCACAACTGGATGATGAGGAGAAATACTCGGTCCACATGCCTGCTCACATGCGCTGTGACGCCTGCAGGGCCGTGGCCTACCAA ATGTGGCAACATCTGGCAAAAGCAGAAGCTAAGCTTCATAGTCCAGACTCCAGGGGGCGCCAGGAGCTGAGTGAGTCAGTTTACACAGACGTCCTGGACAGGAGCTGCTCCCAGAGCTGGCAGGA CTATGGGGTCCGAGAAGTGAACCAGGTGAAACATCTCATAGGCCCAGGGCTTAGCAAGGAGCCAGAGCCAAGCATCAGCGTGGTGATTACCGGGGGCCTCTGGCCCAGCAG GCTCTCCACGACATGTATGTACTACCTGGGAGAGTTTGGAGAAGAACGGATCTACGAAGCCCACCAACAAGGCGAAGAGGCTCTGGAAGCACTGCTTTGTAGGGGTGCCCATGCTGCCTGCTCGGAGAAGGCACCAGTCCCAAGGAAAGAGCTCTAA